A window of Esox lucius isolate fEsoLuc1 chromosome 18, fEsoLuc1.pri, whole genome shotgun sequence contains these coding sequences:
- the bmf2 gene encoding BCL2 modifying factor 2: MDDEEEDMSPQRPVSQRWGAPFREIKIPDTDAADRQDRSTQTSTGSSVPRSEGQNTVGPPGTINHTVPYGRRGHLQARTPFGNAGFRSHFPAEFEPMDDRGEGQNWEEEDEAQGRREEDQEEERRRMEERQEEEQVEDSVEERIGRKLREIGDQFHEDHVQLFLQHQRDLLPVWMRLTMALYGFLFRRETPVAPRRRGQER, from the exons TCAGCGCTGGGGCGCCCCCTTCAGGGAGATCAAGATCCCAGACACAGACGCCGCAGACAGGCAGGACAGGTCCACTCAGACTTCCACTGGGTCTTCGGTACCCCGGTCCGAGGGACAGAACACCGTGGGCCCACCAGGCACCATCAACCACACCGTGCCGTATGGAAGGCGTGGCCACCTCCAGGCCAGGACCCCATTCG GCAACGCTGGATTCCGAAGTCACTTTCCAGCTGAGTTTGAGCCCATGGATGATCGAGGAGAAGGGCAGAACTGGGAAGAGGAGGACGAGGcacagggaaggagggaggaggatcaggaagaggagaggaggagaatggaggagagacaggaggaggagcaggtaGAGGATAGTGTGGAGGAGAGGATCGGTCGGAAGCTTCGGGAGATAGGCGATCAGTTCCATGAAGACCACGTTCAACTG TTCCTACAGCACCAGAGAGACCTACTGCCCGTCTGGATGCGTCTCACCATGGCCCTCTATGGCTTCCTGTTTCGCCGAGAAACCCCTGTCGCACCCCGCCGAAGGGGACAGGAGAGATGA